In Saccharomycodes ludwigii strain NBRC 1722 chromosome III, whole genome shotgun sequence, one DNA window encodes the following:
- a CDS encoding uncharacterized protein (similar to Saccharomyces cerevisiae YBR255C-A | RCF3 | Respiratory superComplex Factor), producing the protein MPTKLPKNYTQDDINQLSKELLIAGGIGALKGALFSVTTAILMRKYSMVYKNVRMPVRLLYHTTCIGSASVYYAEQQLLRYEDKRTQLELKRRRKILDEAAERGIFLEDDGGVAQN; encoded by the coding sequence ATGCCCACTAAACTACCTAAAAATTACACCCAAGATGATATCAATCAACTATCCAAAGAATTATTGATTGCAGGTGGAATAGGTGCTTTGAAAGGCGCTCTATTCTCTGTAACTACAGCAATATTGATGAGGAAATATAGTATGGTTTATAAAAACGTAAGGATGCCAGTCAGGTTACTATACCATACAACTTGCATAGGATCTGCAAGTGTTTATTATGCAGAACAGCAATTATTAAGATATGAAGACAAAAGAACACaattagaattaaaaaggaGAAGGAAAATATTGGATGAAGCCGCAGAGAGGGGCATATTTTTGGAAGATGATGGTGGTGTTGctcaaaattaa